In Arthrobacter woluwensis, a single genomic region encodes these proteins:
- a CDS encoding DNA glycosylase AlkZ-like family protein, producing the protein MSDEALKDAAGKTPAEVLSRFGKATRQWFLGAFAAPTRVQEEAWHAISQGHHALVVAPTGSGKTLAAFLWALDRLIHGPLAGDGDTAVPVPPPEDTLDIPDLPAPAATTKAAGKAKPRTKVLYISPLKALGVDVERNLRAPLIGITQTAKGLGLPAPNVSVGVRSGDTPANERRKLLSHPPDILITTPESLFLMLTSSARETLTGVDTVILDEVHAVAGTKRGAHLAVSLERLDALLDRPAQRIGLSATVEPRDLVARFLGGESPVSVVAPPASKTWELTVSVPVEDMSDLPTAASAHDLGPASGLQPQASIWPHVEEKIVDHVLARRSTIVFANSRRLAERLTARLNEIYAERQVESAWVDGADEDGLDGGLADDGLRDADLPRPATEAVAAAVERLRDGEKPRNGAPASTATPAHMMAQAGQTTGAEPILARAHHGSVSKEQRAQIEDDLKSGRLRCVVATSSLELGIDMGAVDLVIQVESPPSVASALQRVGRAGHQVGEVSQGVLFPKHRADLVHTAVTVERMTAGKIERLSIPQNPLDILAQQTVAATALGPIDVEQWFSVVRRSAPFSALPRGAFNATLDLLAGRYPSDEFSELRPRIIWDRNAGTIEGRPGAQRLAVVSGGTIPDRGLFGVYLVGEEDSKSSKRVGELDEEMVYESRVGDVFALGATSWRIEDITFDRVLVTPAFGQPGKLPFWKGDSLGRPLELGQALGAFIREVSGADESAAVARCEGIGLDSYAAGNLVAYLTEQQQSTTVVPNDRALLVERFHDELGDWRVVLHSPFGMPVHAPWALAVGRRLQERYGLDGSVMAADDGIVLRVPLMEDEPPGAELFLFEPEELERIVTEEVGGSALFASRFRECAARALLLPRQTPGKRQPLWQQRQRAAQLLDVAKKYPQFPIVLETVRECLQDVYDLPALQDVAGRIERREIQISETTTSQPSPFARSLLFGYVAQFLYEGDSPLAERRAAALSLDSGLLNELLGRVELRELLDPAVVEQTGLELQRLLPDRRLRGVEGTADLLRLLGPLTVPEIAERLQDPQDAEEHARQLVATGRALRFSLRGREHLAAVEDSARLRDGLGVPLPMGVPLAFLEPVADPLGDLVGRYARTHGPFTTAELATHLGLGTAVVLSVLKRLATDGRVVEGEFRPHPELVSGPEAAPADDAVPPGDAAGVSHSEAFPDPSLPGGASTGETARLVGGQEWCDAEVLRRLRRRSLAALRAEVEPVDAQAFGRFLPSWQNVGTSRSPAPLRGLDGVLTVVDQLAGVPIPASAWETLVLPARIRDYAPTLLDELMASGEVLWTGTASLPGNDGWISLHLAESAALTVNPAPEFEPTAAQERILEHLAGGGAYFFRPLKESAGGLDSVLTDEEMIAELWGLVWAGRVTGDTFAPVRALLAGGGTAHKQAPRPSRARPLRRSRLGGTSGFPGAGLDGPGMATVPPLGAGRWSAVMPQPLDPTVRAHALAELLLDRYGVLTRGSVVSEQVPGGFALLYRILSKLEESGRTRRGYFIEKLGAAQFSVPATVDRLRSFSEDGTILAAEDRPHTAVTLAATDPANPYGAALPWPTVDGAASGHRPGRKAGALVVLVDGRLILYVERGGKTLLGFTEDETLLTEAASSLVTTVRRGAVDRLAMEKVNGRDLLDTPLAAAFLAAGAYSTPRGVRIRA; encoded by the coding sequence ATGTCAGACGAAGCCCTGAAGGACGCCGCCGGGAAGACTCCCGCGGAGGTCCTGTCGCGCTTCGGGAAGGCCACGCGCCAGTGGTTCCTGGGGGCGTTCGCCGCGCCGACCCGGGTGCAAGAGGAGGCGTGGCACGCCATTTCCCAGGGTCACCATGCCCTGGTGGTCGCGCCCACCGGTTCCGGCAAGACCCTCGCGGCGTTCCTGTGGGCCCTGGACCGGCTGATCCACGGCCCGCTCGCCGGGGACGGGGACACGGCTGTCCCCGTGCCTCCGCCGGAGGACACCTTGGACATCCCGGATCTGCCGGCGCCGGCGGCCACCACGAAGGCGGCGGGGAAAGCCAAGCCCCGCACCAAAGTCCTCTACATCTCCCCGCTCAAGGCGCTCGGCGTGGATGTGGAACGCAACCTCCGCGCCCCGCTCATCGGCATCACTCAGACCGCCAAGGGGCTGGGCCTGCCCGCGCCGAACGTGAGTGTGGGCGTCCGCTCCGGTGACACCCCCGCGAACGAACGCCGCAAGCTGCTGAGCCATCCGCCGGACATCCTCATCACCACGCCCGAATCCCTCTTCCTCATGCTCACCTCCAGCGCGCGGGAGACGCTCACGGGCGTGGACACGGTCATCCTGGACGAGGTCCACGCGGTGGCCGGCACCAAGCGCGGGGCCCATCTGGCGGTGTCGCTCGAACGGCTCGACGCCCTGCTGGACCGGCCCGCCCAGCGGATCGGCCTGTCCGCCACCGTGGAGCCCCGGGACCTCGTGGCGCGCTTCCTCGGTGGGGAGTCCCCCGTCTCCGTCGTGGCCCCTCCGGCGTCGAAAACGTGGGAACTGACGGTAAGCGTGCCGGTGGAGGACATGTCGGACCTCCCGACGGCGGCCTCCGCCCACGACCTCGGGCCGGCGTCGGGGCTCCAGCCGCAGGCTTCGATCTGGCCTCATGTCGAGGAGAAGATCGTGGACCACGTGCTGGCCCGCCGGTCCACGATCGTCTTCGCGAACTCCCGGCGCCTCGCCGAACGGCTCACCGCACGGCTCAATGAGATCTATGCGGAGCGCCAGGTCGAAAGCGCCTGGGTGGACGGCGCCGACGAGGACGGGCTCGACGGCGGGCTGGCTGACGACGGCCTGCGCGACGCCGACCTCCCCCGCCCGGCGACGGAAGCCGTGGCGGCCGCCGTCGAACGTCTGCGGGACGGCGAGAAACCACGAAACGGCGCCCCGGCGTCGACCGCGACCCCGGCCCACATGATGGCCCAGGCCGGACAGACCACCGGGGCCGAACCGATCCTGGCCCGCGCGCACCACGGCTCCGTGTCGAAGGAACAGCGGGCGCAGATCGAGGACGATCTGAAGTCCGGACGTCTGCGCTGCGTCGTGGCCACGTCCAGCCTGGAACTCGGCATCGACATGGGCGCCGTGGACCTGGTGATCCAGGTCGAGTCGCCGCCGTCGGTCGCGAGCGCCCTCCAGCGCGTCGGCCGCGCGGGGCACCAGGTGGGCGAGGTCAGCCAGGGCGTCCTGTTCCCCAAGCACCGCGCCGATCTGGTGCACACGGCCGTGACCGTGGAACGCATGACGGCCGGAAAGATCGAGCGGCTCAGCATCCCCCAGAATCCCCTGGACATCCTGGCCCAGCAGACAGTCGCGGCTACGGCGCTGGGGCCGATCGACGTCGAACAGTGGTTCTCCGTCGTCCGCCGCTCCGCGCCCTTCTCGGCGCTGCCCCGCGGGGCCTTCAACGCGACCCTGGATCTGCTCGCCGGGCGGTACCCGAGCGATGAGTTCTCCGAGCTCAGGCCACGCATCATCTGGGACCGGAACGCCGGGACCATCGAGGGCCGGCCCGGCGCCCAGCGTCTGGCCGTGGTGTCCGGCGGGACCATCCCGGACCGCGGCCTGTTCGGCGTCTATCTGGTGGGCGAAGAGGATTCGAAGTCCAGCAAGCGCGTCGGCGAGCTGGACGAAGAGATGGTCTACGAGTCCCGCGTGGGGGACGTCTTCGCGCTCGGCGCCACGAGCTGGCGGATCGAGGACATCACCTTTGACCGGGTCCTCGTCACGCCGGCCTTCGGTCAGCCGGGCAAGCTGCCGTTCTGGAAGGGCGACTCCCTGGGCCGTCCCCTCGAACTGGGACAGGCGCTCGGCGCGTTCATCCGGGAGGTGTCCGGCGCGGACGAATCGGCCGCCGTCGCGCGCTGCGAAGGCATCGGCCTCGACTCTTACGCCGCAGGCAATCTCGTGGCTTATCTGACCGAGCAGCAGCAGTCCACCACGGTGGTGCCGAACGACCGGGCCCTGCTCGTGGAACGCTTCCATGACGAACTGGGCGATTGGCGCGTGGTCCTGCACAGCCCGTTCGGCATGCCCGTGCACGCGCCGTGGGCCCTCGCCGTGGGCCGCCGACTGCAGGAGCGGTACGGGCTGGACGGCTCGGTCATGGCCGCCGACGACGGCATCGTGCTGCGCGTGCCCCTCATGGAGGACGAGCCGCCGGGGGCGGAGCTGTTCCTCTTCGAACCCGAGGAACTCGAACGGATCGTCACGGAGGAGGTGGGCGGCAGCGCCCTCTTCGCCTCTCGGTTCCGCGAGTGCGCCGCGCGTGCGCTCCTGCTCCCGCGGCAGACGCCCGGCAAACGGCAGCCCCTCTGGCAGCAGCGCCAGCGTGCCGCGCAATTGCTGGACGTCGCCAAGAAGTACCCGCAGTTCCCCATCGTCCTCGAAACCGTGCGGGAGTGCCTCCAGGACGTCTACGACCTGCCGGCCCTCCAGGATGTGGCCGGGCGCATCGAACGCCGCGAGATCCAGATCTCCGAGACCACCACGTCCCAGCCGTCCCCGTTCGCCCGCAGCCTGCTCTTCGGCTACGTGGCCCAGTTCCTCTACGAGGGCGACTCCCCACTCGCGGAGCGCCGGGCCGCGGCCCTGTCCCTGGACTCCGGTCTGCTGAATGAGCTTCTGGGGCGCGTCGAACTGCGCGAACTGCTCGACCCGGCCGTGGTCGAACAGACCGGGCTGGAACTGCAGCGGCTCCTGCCGGACCGCCGCCTGAGGGGCGTCGAGGGGACGGCCGATCTGCTCCGGCTTCTCGGTCCGCTCACCGTGCCGGAGATCGCGGAACGTCTGCAGGATCCGCAGGACGCCGAGGAGCATGCCCGCCAATTGGTCGCCACGGGCCGTGCGCTCCGATTCAGCCTCCGGGGGCGGGAACATCTGGCCGCTGTGGAGGACTCGGCACGGCTGCGTGACGGGCTCGGTGTGCCGCTCCCGATGGGCGTCCCCCTCGCCTTCCTCGAACCGGTGGCCGATCCGCTCGGCGACCTGGTGGGCCGCTACGCCCGCACGCACGGACCCTTCACGACGGCGGAGCTCGCCACACACCTCGGCCTCGGCACCGCCGTGGTGCTCTCCGTCCTGAAACGGCTGGCGACCGACGGCCGCGTGGTGGAGGGCGAATTCCGGCCGCATCCCGAGCTGGTGTCCGGGCCCGAGGCGGCGCCCGCGGACGACGCAGTGCCCCCGGGCGACGCCGCGGGTGTCAGTCACAGCGAGGCGTTTCCGGACCCGAGCCTTCCCGGCGGCGCGTCCACCGGCGAGACGGCCCGCCTGGTCGGTGGGCAGGAGTGGTGTGACGCCGAGGTGCTCCGGAGGCTCCGCCGTCGTTCGCTCGCCGCCTTGCGCGCCGAAGTGGAACCAGTGGACGCCCAGGCGTTCGGCCGCTTCCTCCCGTCCTGGCAGAATGTCGGCACGTCCCGCAGCCCTGCGCCTCTCCGAGGACTCGACGGCGTCCTGACCGTGGTGGACCAGCTCGCCGGAGTCCCCATCCCGGCCTCCGCCTGGGAGACCCTGGTGCTCCCTGCCCGCATCCGCGACTACGCCCCCACCCTCCTGGACGAACTCATGGCGAGCGGGGAAGTGCTCTGGACCGGCACCGCGTCGCTGCCCGGCAACGACGGCTGGATCAGCCTCCACCTGGCGGAATCCGCAGCACTGACCGTGAATCCTGCGCCCGAATTCGAGCCGACGGCGGCCCAGGAACGCATCCTGGAACACCTGGCCGGCGGCGGCGCGTACTTCTTCCGCCCGCTCAAGGAGAGCGCGGGAGGCCTCGACTCCGTGCTGACGGATGAGGAGATGATCGCTGAGCTCTGGGGTCTGGTCTGGGCCGGTCGCGTCACCGGGGACACATTCGCCCCGGTCCGCGCGCTCCTGGCCGGAGGCGGAACCGCGCACAAGCAGGCACCGAGGCCGTCCCGCGCGCGTCCGCTCCGCCGCTCGCGACTCGGCGGCACCAGTGGATTCCCCGGCGCAGGACTGGACGGTCCCGGGATGGCGACGGTCCCGCCGCTCGGCGCGGGACGCTGGTCCGCGGTCATGCCGCAGCCGCTCGACCCCACGGTCCGCGCCCACGCGCTGGCCGAGCTGCTCCTGGACCGTTACGGCGTCCTGACCCGCGGTTCCGTCGTCTCCGAGCAGGTGCCGGGCGGGTTCGCCCTTCTCTACCGCATCCTCAGCAAACTCGAGGAAAGCGGCCGGACCCGCAGGGGGTATTTCATCGAGAAGCTCGGGGCCGCCCAGTTCTCGGTCCCCGCCACGGTGGACCGGCTGCGGTCGTTCTCCGAGGACGGCACCATCCTGGCTGCGGAGGACCGTCCCCACACCGCGGTGACGCTCGCCGCCACGGACCCGGCCAATCCCTACGGCGCGGCCCTGCCCTGGCCGACGGTCGACGGCGCGGCCAGCGGGCACCGCCCCGGACGGAAGGCCGGCGCCCTCGTGGTCCTCGTGGACGGGCGTCTGATCCTGTACGTCGAGCGGGGCGGGAAGACCCTCCTCGGCTTCACGGAGGATGAAACCCTGCTGACCGAGGCCGCGTCCTCACTGGTCACGACCGTCCGGCGCGGCGCGGTGGACCGGCTCGCGATGGAGAAGGTCAACGGCCGGGACCTCCTGGACACCCCGCTGGCCGCCGCCTTCCTCGCCGCCGGAGCCTATTCGACCCCCCGGGGAGTGAGGATCCGTGCCTGA
- a CDS encoding DNA-formamidopyrimidine glycosylase family protein produces the protein MPEGDSVWRAASLLDAFLRGTTLLASDFRVPRFATLDLSGWRTDEVVARGKHLLHRLSPPEGVGREGLTIHSHLKMEGAWQCYGPDERWRRPGHTARVVLRTERGSAVGFSLGILEVLKTSAESSVVGHLGPDLLGPDWDPATAEANLRADPARPLGLALLDQRVMAGVGNIYRNELCFLAGLHPAAPVQALLDRAERPAGALDLSGVVAEAHRLLDMNRDTPARQTTSLPQGIRPAGGGSWPRYHVYGRTRQPCLRCRTPIREGSLGEPGTWTGGPSAGRTGGPSRGPARVTQDRVIYFCPRCQPLPADPTPRRTP, from the coding sequence GTGCCTGAGGGGGATTCCGTCTGGCGCGCAGCGTCCCTGCTGGATGCCTTCCTGCGCGGCACGACCCTGCTCGCGAGCGATTTCCGCGTGCCCCGCTTCGCCACGCTGGACCTGAGCGGGTGGCGCACCGACGAGGTCGTGGCGCGCGGCAAGCACCTCCTGCACCGGCTCTCCCCGCCGGAGGGGGTCGGCCGGGAGGGGTTGACGATCCACTCGCACCTCAAGATGGAGGGCGCGTGGCAGTGCTACGGGCCGGACGAGCGCTGGCGGAGACCCGGCCACACGGCCCGGGTGGTCCTGCGCACCGAGCGGGGCTCCGCCGTCGGGTTCTCCCTCGGCATCCTCGAAGTGCTGAAGACGTCCGCCGAGTCCAGCGTCGTGGGCCATCTCGGGCCCGATTTGCTGGGACCGGACTGGGACCCCGCGACGGCGGAGGCGAACCTGCGGGCCGACCCCGCCCGGCCGCTCGGCCTGGCGCTGCTGGATCAGCGGGTGATGGCGGGCGTGGGGAACATCTACCGGAACGAGCTCTGTTTCCTGGCCGGTCTCCACCCGGCGGCACCTGTGCAGGCTCTCCTGGACCGCGCGGAGCGCCCGGCCGGCGCGCTGGACCTGAGCGGCGTCGTGGCGGAGGCCCATCGCCTGCTGGACATGAACCGCGACACCCCGGCCCGGCAGACCACCTCGCTGCCGCAGGGGATCCGTCCCGCGGGCGGAGGATCCTGGCCCCGGTACCACGTGTACGGGCGGACCCGACAGCCCTGCCTGCGGTGCCGAACGCCCATCCGGGAAGGATCGCTCGGCGAGCCCGGCACCTGGACCGGGGGCCCATCCGCCGGCCGAACGGGCGGCCCCTCCCGGGGGCCCGCGCGCGTGACGCAGGACCGTGTCATCTACTTCTGCCCGCGGTGCCAGCCGCTCCCTGCCGATCCCACACCCCGGAGGACCCCATGA
- a CDS encoding tetratricopeptide repeat protein, translated as MTSLEDRLETIFSARDRENMQPTIDAFLEVLAEHPDHPEVLYHVGGAYDTDGQESVAEGYYQRAMEAGLDGESLRKCYLQYGSTLRNLGELERSAELFRAGRERFPSSLSLGVFELLTLHAQGRHHATLSSALTLFADHVDSPELARYEAALRGNAEYLAGLDRQTS; from the coding sequence ATGACCAGCCTGGAAGACCGCCTCGAGACCATCTTCTCGGCTCGCGACCGGGAGAACATGCAGCCCACCATCGACGCGTTCCTCGAGGTCCTCGCCGAACATCCGGATCATCCCGAGGTGCTCTATCACGTGGGCGGGGCCTACGACACCGACGGCCAGGAGTCGGTCGCCGAGGGGTACTATCAGCGAGCCATGGAGGCAGGGCTCGACGGCGAGAGCCTCCGCAAGTGCTACCTCCAGTACGGCAGCACCCTGCGGAATCTCGGTGAACTGGAGCGGTCCGCCGAGCTGTTCCGTGCGGGGCGGGAACGTTTCCCGTCCTCGCTCTCGCTGGGTGTCTTCGAGCTGCTGACCCTGCATGCCCAGGGCCGTCATCATGCGACTCTGTCGTCGGCCCTGACGCTCTTCGCGGACCACGTCGACTCCCCGGAACTCGCCCGGTACGAGGCGGCGCTCCGCGGGAACGCCGAGTATCTGGCCGGCCTCGACCGCCAGACCAGCTGA
- a CDS encoding S-(hydroxymethyl)mycothiol dehydrogenase, translated as MAAAVHEVKAVVVREKGAPASIETILVPDPGPGEALVDVLSCGVCHTDLHYKLGGIGDDYPYLLGHESTAVVSAVGPDVTDLKPGDRVILNWRAVCGTCRACAKGQPQYCFATHNATQKMTLQDGTPLSPALGIGSFAEKTLVAAGQCTKIDDDVDPAAVGLLGCGIMAGIGAAMNTGEVKRGESVAVIGCGGVGIAAIAGAKLAGATTIIAVDLDPAKVELAKTLGATHGIVSGDTDPVEGIRELTGGFGADVVIDAVGRPETYKQAFYARDLAGRVVLVGVPTPEMTLDLPLLDVFGRGGSLKSSWYGDCLPSRDFPMLVDQYRLGRLPLDAFVTERIGLGDVEAAFDKMHRGEVLRSVVEL; from the coding sequence ATGGCCGCAGCCGTCCACGAAGTCAAGGCAGTCGTCGTCCGGGAGAAGGGTGCTCCCGCGAGCATCGAGACCATCCTGGTGCCGGACCCGGGTCCCGGGGAGGCGCTCGTCGACGTCCTGAGCTGCGGCGTCTGCCATACGGATCTGCACTACAAGCTCGGCGGCATCGGGGACGACTATCCGTACCTCCTGGGTCATGAGTCGACGGCCGTCGTGAGCGCCGTCGGGCCGGACGTCACCGATCTGAAGCCGGGCGACCGCGTCATCCTCAACTGGCGCGCCGTCTGCGGCACGTGCCGCGCGTGTGCCAAGGGGCAGCCGCAGTACTGCTTCGCCACGCACAACGCCACCCAGAAGATGACGCTCCAGGACGGCACCCCGCTGTCGCCGGCCCTCGGGATCGGCTCGTTCGCGGAGAAGACCCTGGTCGCCGCGGGTCAGTGCACCAAGATCGACGATGATGTGGACCCGGCGGCCGTCGGCCTCCTCGGCTGCGGCATCATGGCCGGCATCGGCGCCGCCATGAACACCGGCGAGGTCAAGCGCGGGGAATCGGTGGCCGTGATCGGCTGCGGGGGCGTGGGCATCGCCGCCATCGCGGGCGCCAAGCTGGCCGGCGCGACGACGATCATCGCCGTCGACCTGGATCCCGCCAAGGTGGAGCTCGCGAAGACGCTGGGCGCCACGCACGGCATCGTCTCCGGTGACACGGACCCCGTCGAGGGCATTCGTGAGCTGACCGGGGGCTTCGGCGCCGACGTCGTGATCGACGCGGTCGGCCGTCCGGAGACCTACAAGCAGGCCTTCTACGCCCGGGACCTGGCCGGGCGTGTGGTGCTGGTCGGCGTCCCCACACCGGAGATGACCCTCGACCTGCCGCTGCTCGATGTGTTCGGCCGCGGGGGCTCGCTCAAGTCGTCCTGGTACGGCGACTGCCTGCCCAGCCGCGACTTCCCCATGCTCGTGGATCAGTACCGGTTGGGCCGCCTGCCGCTCGATGCCTTCGTGACCGAGCGCATCGGCCTGGGTGACGTCGAAGCCGCTTTCGACAAGATGCACCGCGGCGAAGTGCTGCGTTCGGTGGTGGAGCTGTGA
- a CDS encoding MBL fold metallo-hydrolase, with the protein MTARIDHLVTSGTFSLDGGTWDVDNNVWIVGDDAEVLVIDPAHDAAAIADAVAGRKVQAVLLTHGHDDHIRHAREFADRVNAPVLLNPADQMLWEAVYPGTTPDAEIADGQRFEVGGTELIALHTPGHSPGSVSFHAPGLGTVFTGDTLFSGGPGATGRSYSDFPTIIDSIRDRLLSLPAETVVHTGHGDSTSIGAEAPHLQEWIDRGH; encoded by the coding sequence GTGACGGCCCGCATCGACCACCTGGTCACGTCCGGAACCTTCTCCCTGGACGGCGGCACCTGGGACGTGGACAACAACGTCTGGATCGTGGGTGACGACGCCGAGGTGCTGGTCATCGATCCCGCGCACGACGCCGCGGCGATCGCCGACGCCGTCGCGGGCCGGAAGGTCCAGGCGGTCCTGCTCACCCACGGCCACGACGACCACATCCGGCACGCCCGCGAGTTCGCCGACCGGGTGAACGCGCCGGTGCTCCTGAACCCGGCGGATCAGATGCTCTGGGAAGCCGTGTACCCGGGAACCACCCCGGACGCGGAGATCGCGGACGGGCAGCGCTTCGAGGTCGGCGGCACCGAGCTCATCGCCCTGCACACCCCGGGGCACTCGCCCGGGTCCGTGAGCTTCCACGCACCCGGCCTCGGCACCGTCTTCACCGGGGACACCCTGTTCTCCGGTGGCCCCGGCGCCACGGGACGGTCCTACAGCGACTTCCCGACCATCATCGATTCGATCCGGGACCGGCTCCTGTCGCTTCCGGCCGAGACGGTGGTCCACACCGGCCACGGTGATTCGACCAGCATCGGTGCCGAGGCTCCGCATCTGCAGGAATGGATCGACCGGGGCCACTGA
- a CDS encoding YczE/YyaS/YitT family protein: MMFRRISQLIAGLALYGFSIALFVRAGLGTAPWDVLHRGVSHLTGISTGVVIIVLSFLILLLWIPLRQKPGWGTLANAVLVGLFVDLSMPVIPQPDGLVWQILFLLGALVLNAVATACYISANFGPGARDGLMTGLARRTGWPLWRCRTLIEVTVVAIGWALGGVLGVGTVAYAFGIGPLVQWLMPVFAIPGVRRATVKTNDGAVAEAVAVPVEAAPSVEAAAPVQTTRPAEAAAAGVAESDVEPRETVEASAVERFPSTAP, translated from the coding sequence ATGATGTTCCGAAGGATTTCTCAGCTCATTGCCGGACTGGCCTTGTACGGCTTCTCCATCGCTCTTTTCGTCCGCGCCGGACTGGGCACGGCACCCTGGGACGTCCTGCACCGGGGAGTCTCACATCTGACGGGCATCAGCACGGGTGTGGTGATCATCGTGCTGAGTTTCCTGATCCTGCTGCTCTGGATCCCTCTGCGGCAGAAGCCGGGCTGGGGGACTCTCGCCAACGCCGTCCTGGTGGGGCTGTTCGTGGACCTGTCGATGCCGGTCATCCCGCAGCCGGACGGGCTGGTCTGGCAGATCCTGTTCCTGCTCGGGGCACTCGTGCTGAACGCTGTGGCCACGGCGTGCTACATCAGTGCGAATTTCGGGCCCGGGGCGCGGGACGGGCTCATGACGGGCCTGGCCCGACGCACCGGATGGCCGCTGTGGCGGTGCCGCACTCTCATCGAGGTGACCGTGGTGGCCATCGGCTGGGCTCTGGGCGGCGTGCTCGGTGTGGGAACGGTCGCGTACGCCTTCGGTATCGGTCCGCTGGTGCAGTGGCTCATGCCGGTCTTCGCCATCCCGGGCGTGCGCCGTGCGACCGTCAAGACCAACGACGGAGCAGTGGCCGAGGCGGTGGCGGTTCCGGTGGAGGCGGCACCGTCGGTGGAGGCTGCGGCGCCCGTGCAGACGACGCGGCCGGCGGAGGCCGCGGCTGCCGGAGTGGCTGAATCGGACGTGGAGCCCAGGGAGACTGTGGAGGCGTCCGCCGTCGAGCGCTTCCCCTCGACTGCTCCGTAG
- a CDS encoding PLP-dependent aminotransferase family protein gives MHQATSGTVFVRLLGEWRRGSAPAYRELADVVRLLILDGRLPLDSALPSERTLALALGVSRTTVTAAYNALREEGYLSAGQGTRARTSIPSRAGEEDPWAARADYAPGLRAPHGVVDFAYACLPANGAAVHQAYTAALSELPALLPGFGYDSYGLPELREAIAAKFTAEGLPTTVDQVMVTGGAQQAMALALAAFVTPGSRVLVEHPSYPHALDAIGARQCKAVPLAFPLTDGWDVDGFEAALARHRPAAAYLIPDFQNPTGRLMPAEQRRRVARAAAASGTMLIADETLRDIDFDGTAPPHLGSYAPGVVTIGSLSKTHWGGLRIGWARSSAENIQRMARARTPLDLGGPVAEQLAGRHILQHDLPGLGPRLNELRAQRDTLLALLEEHLPEWRTEVPDGGLSVWCRLPRQGAHGEAVSSAALTLLAAQRGVRLAAGPRFGVGGAFEHFLRLPFTLPADDLERGVLALKDAQAQLLRTPGLRRRLPEPPAVAIA, from the coding sequence ATGCATCAGGCCACTTCAGGAACCGTCTTCGTCAGACTTCTCGGCGAGTGGCGCCGAGGCTCGGCGCCGGCGTACCGCGAGCTGGCCGACGTCGTGCGGCTCCTCATCCTCGACGGCAGACTCCCGCTCGACTCGGCGCTGCCCAGCGAACGGACGCTCGCGCTCGCCCTGGGCGTCAGTCGCACCACCGTCACGGCCGCCTACAACGCACTGCGCGAGGAAGGCTACCTCTCCGCAGGACAAGGCACGCGTGCCCGCACCTCCATCCCCAGCCGGGCCGGCGAGGAGGACCCTTGGGCGGCGCGCGCGGACTACGCGCCCGGACTCCGTGCCCCGCACGGCGTGGTCGACTTCGCGTACGCCTGCCTCCCGGCCAACGGAGCGGCCGTCCATCAGGCCTACACGGCGGCTCTCAGCGAGCTTCCCGCCCTGCTGCCCGGCTTCGGCTACGACTCGTACGGCCTCCCCGAGCTCCGCGAGGCGATCGCCGCGAAGTTCACCGCCGAGGGGCTGCCCACCACCGTGGACCAGGTCATGGTCACCGGAGGGGCGCAGCAGGCCATGGCTCTCGCCCTTGCGGCGTTCGTGACCCCGGGCAGCCGGGTGCTCGTGGAACACCCCAGTTACCCGCACGCGCTGGACGCGATCGGCGCCCGGCAGTGCAAGGCCGTCCCGCTCGCGTTCCCTCTCACGGACGGCTGGGACGTCGATGGCTTCGAGGCGGCCCTGGCGCGGCACCGGCCCGCCGCCGCGTACCTCATCCCGGATTTCCAGAACCCCACCGGGCGCCTCATGCCCGCCGAGCAGCGACGCCGCGTCGCCCGGGCCGCAGCGGCGTCCGGCACCATGCTGATCGCCGACGAGACCCTGCGTGACATCGACTTCGACGGCACCGCTCCTCCGCACCTGGGGTCCTACGCACCCGGCGTGGTCACGATCGGCTCCCTCAGCAAGACCCATTGGGGCGGGCTGCGCATCGGCTGGGCCCGGTCCTCGGCGGAGAACATCCAGCGCATGGCACGGGCGCGGACACCGCTGGATCTGGGAGGACCGGTCGCCGAGCAGCTGGCCGGCCGGCACATCCTCCAGCATGACCTGCCGGGACTCGGCCCCCGGCTGAATGAGCTGCGGGCCCAGCGCGACACGCTGCTCGCGCTCCTGGAGGAACACCTGCCCGAATGGCGGACCGAGGTCCCCGACGGCGGCTTGTCCGTGTGGTGCCGACTCCCGCGGCAGGGCGCCCACGGTGAGGCCGTGAGCAGCGCGGCGCTCACCCTCCTGGCGGCCCAGCGCGGAGTGCGCCTCGCGGCGGGGCCGAGGTTCGGCGTCGGCGGGGCGTTCGAGCACTTCCTCCGGCTCCCGTTCACGCTTCCCGCCGACGATCTCGAACGGGGCGTCCTGGCCCTCAAGGACGCGCAGGCTCAGCTGCTCCGCACTCCCGGTCTGCGTCGGCGGCTGCCGGAGCCACCCGCCGTCGCGATCGCCTGA